In Phenylobacterium zucineum HLK1, one DNA window encodes the following:
- a CDS encoding MFS transporter — protein sequence MAALDAMSVGIIVPALPHLVEQLAGSDGADPAVWLALLAAAWGAAQFLSAPIMGVLADRFGRRPVLLAALAGLACDALFMALAPSLGWLLVGRLISGALAASIIACSAYIIDVSAGDELARRLGLLGAAWSAGFIAGPALGGALADLHLRLPFLVCGASAAVAWLYARFRLKESLPIERRSTGLVWRRAVPFGGLTALLRRRALRTHGLVLALAALADQALPTFFVLYVLERYGWSASAAGLALMGLGAARVLAQAVAVAPLTRRYGEPATLVFGLLCLMLALVVFAVAPTGLVFGLALPIYAAGAVAAPALMAILAGRVEREQQGRLQGASVAVQGAASAVGPLLFGAAYALNSQNGVPHRGAGAMLLGAALLAVAATIAHAAARVPPRMPRARSEP from the coding sequence GTGGCGGCGCTCGACGCCATGTCCGTCGGCATCATCGTCCCGGCGCTGCCGCATCTGGTGGAGCAACTCGCCGGCTCGGACGGCGCGGACCCGGCCGTGTGGCTCGCCCTCCTCGCCGCCGCCTGGGGCGCCGCGCAGTTCCTGAGCGCGCCCATCATGGGCGTCTTGGCGGATCGGTTCGGACGCCGCCCAGTGCTCCTGGCGGCCCTGGCCGGACTGGCGTGCGACGCCCTGTTCATGGCCCTGGCGCCCAGTCTCGGCTGGCTTCTCGTCGGACGCCTGATCAGCGGAGCGCTCGCGGCCAGCATCATCGCCTGCAGCGCCTACATCATCGACGTGAGCGCAGGCGACGAACTGGCCCGCCGGCTCGGCCTGCTGGGCGCGGCCTGGTCAGCCGGGTTCATTGCGGGTCCCGCCCTGGGGGGCGCCTTGGCCGACCTTCACCTGCGTCTTCCGTTCCTGGTGTGCGGCGCATCCGCCGCCGTGGCCTGGCTCTACGCGCGCTTTCGCCTCAAGGAGTCGCTGCCCATAGAGCGGCGCAGCACGGGCCTCGTGTGGCGGCGCGCCGTCCCCTTCGGTGGGCTGACCGCGCTTCTTCGGCGCCGCGCCCTCAGGACGCATGGGCTTGTGCTGGCGCTCGCCGCCCTGGCCGACCAGGCCTTGCCCACATTCTTCGTCCTCTACGTGCTCGAGCGGTATGGCTGGAGCGCCAGCGCCGCGGGCCTGGCGCTCATGGGCCTGGGCGCTGCGCGCGTCTTGGCCCAGGCGGTCGCCGTGGCCCCCCTGACCCGGCGCTACGGCGAGCCGGCCACACTGGTGTTCGGCCTCTTATGCCTGATGCTGGCGCTGGTGGTCTTTGCGGTCGCGCCCACGGGGCTCGTCTTCGGGCTGGCGCTGCCGATCTACGCCGCCGGCGCGGTCGCCGCCCCGGCGCTCATGGCGATTCTGGCCGGCAGGGTGGAGCGCGAGCAGCAAGGCCGGCTGCAAGGGGCGAGCGTCGCCGTCCAGGGAGCGGCGAGCGCGGTGGGTCCCCTCCTCTTCGGGGCCGCCTATGCCCTGAATTCGCAGAACGGGGTTCCACACCGTGGCGCTGGCGCGATGCTCCTCGGCGCCGCGCTTCTCGCAGTGGCGGCCACGATCGCGCACGCCGCCGCGCGAGTTCCGCCGCGCATGCCGCGCGCGCGGTCCGAGCCGTGA
- a CDS encoding efflux RND transporter permease subunit — MIAALIRASVRGRLLVLIAAVALLLAGLWAVRTTAVDALPDLSDVQVVIRTTYPGQAPQIVENQVTYSLATTMLSVPGAKTVRGYSFFGDSFVYVVFEDGTDLYWARSRVLEYLNQAQGRLPDAARPALGPDATGVGWIYEYALVDRSGRHDLSQLRSLQDWFLRYELKSLPGVAEVASIGGMVRQYQVVVDPTKLAAYGVAHAEVVEALRNANQEAGGSVLELGEAEYMVRAGGYLASLEDFRSVPLRTAAGGVPVRLGEVATVQVGPEMRRGIAELNGQGEVAGGVVVLRSGENARATILAVKAKLLELKRSLPPGVEVVTTYDRSQLIDRAIANLTQKLVEEFIVVALVCGLFLWHARSALVAILTLPLGVLAAFLVMRGQGVNANIMSLGGIAIAIGAMVDAAVVMIENAHKHLERWAHDHPGETLRGEARWRVVTDAAAEVGPALFFSLVIITLSFVPVFTLQAQEGRLFAPLAFTKTYAMAAAAILSVTLTPVLMGYLIRGRIPAEADNPVNRALTQAYRPALDWVLRRPKTTLLLAALAFATTAWPLSRLGGEFLPPMDEGDLLYMPSALPGISAAKAGELLQQTDRLILTVPEVKTVFGKAGRAESATDPAPLEMFETTIQFKPRDQWRPGMTPEKLVDELDRTVRAPGLANVWVPPIRNRIDMLATGVKSPIGVKVSGADLAELDRIAGRIEAIAKTVPGVNSALAERLTGGRYVDVDIDRDAAARYGLNIADVQGIVSSAIGGETVGETVEGLARYPISVRYPRELRDSLEGLRTLPIVTPRGQQITLGTVARVGIADGPPMLKTENGRPSTWVYVDVRGRDLASVVEDLRRAVAREVKLSPGVSVAYSGQFEYLQRAAERLKLVVPATLAIIFLLLYLTFGRFDEAALIMATLPFALTGGIWALYLLGYHQSVATGVGFIALAGVSAEFGVVMLIYLKHALRDRGPDPSREQVEAAVREGALLRVRPKAMTVAVILAGLFPILIGHGAGSEVMSRIAAPMVGGMLTAPLLSMLVVPAGYLLLRRRLATSASNPEGESP, encoded by the coding sequence TTGATCGCCGCGCTCATCCGGGCGTCGGTCCGGGGGCGGCTGCTGGTCCTGATCGCGGCGGTCGCCCTGCTCCTCGCGGGGCTCTGGGCCGTGCGCACGACGGCGGTCGACGCCCTCCCCGACCTGTCCGACGTGCAGGTGGTGATCCGCACCACCTACCCCGGCCAGGCGCCGCAGATCGTCGAGAACCAGGTCACCTATTCCCTGGCCACGACCATGCTGTCGGTGCCGGGGGCCAAGACGGTCCGGGGCTATTCCTTCTTCGGCGACAGCTTCGTCTACGTGGTGTTTGAGGACGGGACCGACCTCTACTGGGCCCGCTCGCGCGTCCTCGAGTACCTCAACCAGGCGCAGGGGCGGCTGCCGGACGCAGCCCGGCCGGCCCTAGGCCCGGACGCCACCGGCGTCGGCTGGATCTATGAATACGCGCTGGTCGACCGCAGCGGCCGGCACGACCTCTCCCAGCTCCGCAGCCTGCAGGACTGGTTCCTGCGCTACGAGCTCAAGAGCCTGCCGGGCGTCGCCGAGGTCGCCAGCATCGGCGGGATGGTGCGCCAGTACCAAGTGGTGGTCGATCCGACGAAGCTCGCCGCCTATGGCGTCGCCCACGCCGAGGTGGTGGAGGCGCTGCGCAACGCCAACCAGGAGGCGGGGGGCTCGGTCCTGGAGCTCGGCGAGGCCGAGTACATGGTCCGCGCCGGGGGCTATCTGGCGAGCCTTGAGGACTTCCGGTCCGTCCCGTTGCGCACGGCGGCGGGCGGCGTCCCGGTGCGCCTGGGCGAGGTCGCCACGGTGCAGGTCGGGCCGGAGATGCGGCGCGGGATCGCCGAGCTGAACGGCCAGGGCGAGGTCGCCGGCGGCGTGGTGGTCCTGCGGTCCGGCGAGAACGCCCGCGCGACGATCTTGGCGGTGAAGGCCAAGCTTCTGGAACTGAAGCGCAGCCTGCCCCCCGGCGTCGAGGTGGTGACCACCTACGACCGCTCGCAGCTGATCGACCGGGCCATCGCCAACCTGACGCAGAAGCTGGTCGAGGAGTTCATCGTCGTCGCCCTGGTCTGCGGGCTCTTCCTCTGGCACGCGCGCTCGGCGCTGGTGGCGATCCTCACCCTGCCGCTGGGCGTGCTCGCCGCCTTCCTGGTGATGCGCGGCCAGGGGGTGAACGCCAACATCATGTCCCTGGGGGGCATCGCCATCGCCATCGGCGCGATGGTGGACGCCGCCGTCGTGATGATCGAGAACGCCCACAAGCACCTGGAGCGCTGGGCGCACGACCATCCCGGCGAGACGCTCCGGGGCGAGGCCCGCTGGAGGGTGGTGACGGACGCCGCGGCCGAGGTGGGGCCGGCGCTGTTCTTCAGCCTGGTCATCATCACCCTGTCATTCGTGCCGGTGTTCACCCTGCAGGCGCAGGAAGGCCGGCTGTTCGCGCCGCTGGCCTTCACCAAGACCTACGCCATGGCGGCCGCCGCGATCCTTTCGGTGACGCTGACGCCGGTCCTGATGGGCTATCTGATCCGCGGGCGGATCCCCGCCGAGGCCGACAATCCGGTGAACCGGGCGCTGACGCAGGCCTACCGGCCCGCGCTGGACTGGGTCCTGCGCCGCCCGAAGACGACGCTCCTGCTGGCGGCGCTGGCGTTCGCCACCACCGCCTGGCCGCTCAGCCGCCTGGGCGGCGAGTTCCTGCCGCCCATGGACGAGGGGGACCTACTCTACATGCCGTCCGCCCTGCCGGGCATCTCGGCGGCCAAGGCCGGCGAGCTGCTGCAGCAGACCGACCGGCTGATCCTGACGGTGCCGGAGGTGAAGACGGTGTTCGGCAAGGCGGGCCGGGCGGAGTCGGCCACAGATCCGGCCCCCCTGGAGATGTTCGAGACCACCATCCAGTTCAAGCCGCGCGACCAATGGCGGCCCGGCATGACGCCGGAGAAGCTGGTCGACGAGCTCGACCGGACCGTGAGGGCGCCGGGCCTCGCCAACGTCTGGGTTCCGCCGATCCGCAACCGCATCGACATGCTGGCGACAGGGGTGAAAAGCCCGATCGGCGTGAAGGTGTCCGGCGCCGATCTCGCCGAGCTGGACCGCATCGCCGGCCGCATCGAGGCGATCGCCAAGACCGTGCCCGGCGTGAACTCCGCACTGGCCGAGCGACTGACCGGCGGACGCTATGTGGATGTCGACATCGATCGGGATGCAGCCGCGCGGTACGGGCTCAACATCGCGGACGTGCAGGGGATCGTCTCCAGCGCCATCGGCGGCGAGACGGTGGGCGAGACGGTCGAAGGCCTCGCCCGCTACCCCATCAGCGTGCGCTACCCGCGCGAGTTGCGCGACAGCCTCGAAGGCCTGCGCACCCTGCCCATCGTCACACCGCGCGGGCAGCAGATCACCCTGGGCACGGTGGCCCGGGTCGGGATCGCCGACGGCCCGCCGATGCTGAAGACGGAGAACGGCCGCCCCTCCACCTGGGTGTATGTGGACGTCCGCGGACGCGACCTCGCCTCGGTGGTCGAAGACCTCCGGCGCGCCGTGGCCCGCGAGGTAAAGCTGTCGCCCGGCGTCAGCGTCGCCTACTCCGGTCAGTTCGAGTACCTGCAGCGGGCCGCCGAGCGGCTGAAGCTCGTCGTGCCCGCGACGCTCGCGATCATCTTCCTGCTGCTCTACCTGACCTTCGGCCGCTTCGACGAGGCGGCCCTGATCATGGCCACCCTGCCGTTCGCGCTGACCGGAGGCATCTGGGCGTTGTACCTCCTGGGCTACCACCAGTCGGTGGCGACGGGGGTGGGGTTCATCGCCCTGGCCGGCGTCTCCGCGGAGTTCGGGGTCGTGATGCTGATCTACCTCAAGCATGCCCTGCGCGACCGCGGCCCCGACCCGAGCCGCGAGCAGGTCGAGGCGGCGGTGCGCGAGGGCGCCCTGCTCAGGGTCCGGCCCAAGGCCATGACCGTGGCGGTGATCCTGGCGGGCCTCTTCCCGATCCTGATCGGCCATGGCGCCGGTTCGGAGGTGATGAGCCGGATTGCCGCCCCCATGGTCGGCGGCATGCTCACCGCGCCCCTGCTTTCGATGCTCGTCGTGCCCGCAGGCTACCTCCTGCTGCGCCGCCGCCTAGCAACCTCTGCTTCAAACCCGGAAGGAGAATCCCCATGA
- a CDS encoding TonB-dependent receptor domain-containing protein gives MADITYRSRILGSSILGGVAFLSATALAVTPAAAQDATAALAANAQTAGELDEVVVTGSRIARKDYLANSPIVTVTQDDVRATGSANIETLINELPQFTPLGSASSNSPNLAGQAQVQLRGLGAIRTLVLLNGRRVVPSSASSVVDLNLLPTPLISSVETITGGASSTYGSDAVAGVLNFRLNENFEGVQLDVQYGVSDRGDAESEVYSVTMGGDIADGRGNAVLSLSYSDRDSVLNAAREFSRISGFAGTSPLGSTVFDANNLPSAAAVSAAVPGAARGNTFGFNNNGTLFAYQGARDYISPGGLDYEGFRMPGPLQQTDFTYTTGDRNYMIIPQQRYNIYGAANYEITAFAEAYADFLFSQYEAGNQLASNPATGPTTGFRIPGTNPFIPAELRAVLNSRPNPNGSFRLDKRFNELGPRRQNETYDVYQITTGLRGRLPVRDWTYDAYLSYGRVDNGTTYTGYLSRSAVQRLLDAPDGGASICAGGFNPFGEKPLSAACIDYVSRVPKNTTTNDQRVAEINLQGGVFNLPAGEVRVALGATHREQNYDFVPDELMLATFTLNGTTGPELAGASGQPLSGSDKVREIYGEVLIPLLRDLPFVHSLETNLGYRLSKYDTIGRVSSYKADLSWEIVEGLRIRGGVQRAVRAPSINELFATQNLTFMNIGVPISSAGVPQFSGDPCDIRGAYRAPGAANAAQVRALCLAQNVPGQVIDAYTFSNSQTPGLTGGNPLLEEETADSFTVGATWQSPFSNPWFSRLSGSIDYYDITIKDVVGTLATTEQLRRCFNENGTSNPTYDPSNFFCQLFSRDPNSGQITNTLETNANLGTLKTSGIDFQIDWAVTLADVGGPEWGALALNVMGTKLQDWKRQDLPGGAFTDRKGTVSNTFGLTLPEWKFLSTLSWNYEPFSVGVRWRYQGEVENFNNREQVLGAVNYFDLNTTWKVNKTVTLRGGVNNLTDKQPPVYSPAIAANTDPSTYDLVGRRYYLGLTARF, from the coding sequence TTGGCCGACATCACTTATCGCAGCCGCATTCTCGGCTCATCCATCCTCGGAGGCGTCGCCTTCCTTTCCGCCACGGCGCTCGCGGTTACGCCCGCCGCGGCGCAAGACGCCACTGCGGCTCTCGCAGCGAACGCGCAGACGGCCGGCGAATTGGACGAAGTCGTCGTCACCGGTTCGCGGATCGCCCGCAAGGACTACCTGGCAAACAGCCCGATCGTAACGGTCACGCAGGACGACGTGCGGGCGACCGGCTCGGCCAATATCGAAACCCTGATCAATGAACTTCCGCAGTTCACGCCGCTGGGCAGCGCGTCTTCGAACAGCCCGAACCTGGCAGGCCAGGCTCAGGTTCAGCTGCGTGGCCTCGGCGCCATCCGAACCCTGGTGCTGCTGAATGGCCGTCGGGTCGTCCCCTCGAGCGCCTCGTCCGTCGTCGACCTGAACCTGCTCCCGACGCCTTTGATCTCGAGCGTCGAGACCATCACCGGCGGCGCCTCGTCGACGTACGGCTCTGACGCCGTGGCCGGCGTGTTGAACTTCCGGCTGAACGAGAACTTCGAAGGCGTCCAGCTCGACGTGCAGTACGGCGTCTCCGATCGCGGGGATGCGGAGAGCGAAGTCTACAGCGTTACGATGGGCGGCGACATCGCCGACGGTCGCGGCAACGCGGTGCTGTCACTGAGCTACTCCGATCGGGACTCGGTCTTGAATGCGGCGCGCGAGTTCTCGCGCATCTCCGGCTTCGCCGGCACCTCGCCTCTCGGCTCCACCGTCTTCGACGCCAACAACCTCCCGTCGGCCGCCGCCGTGAGCGCGGCGGTGCCCGGCGCCGCCCGCGGGAACACCTTCGGCTTCAACAACAACGGCACGCTGTTCGCTTACCAGGGCGCCCGGGACTACATCAGCCCCGGCGGCCTCGACTACGAAGGCTTCCGGATGCCGGGGCCGCTGCAGCAGACCGACTTCACCTATACGACCGGTGATCGGAACTACATGATCATCCCGCAGCAGCGCTACAACATCTACGGCGCGGCGAACTATGAGATCACAGCATTCGCGGAAGCCTACGCCGACTTCCTGTTCTCGCAGTACGAGGCTGGCAACCAGTTGGCCTCCAACCCTGCGACCGGCCCCACCACCGGCTTCCGGATCCCGGGAACCAACCCTTTCATTCCGGCCGAGCTGCGGGCGGTCCTGAACTCCCGTCCCAATCCGAACGGCAGCTTCCGCCTCGACAAGCGCTTCAACGAACTCGGTCCGCGCCGGCAGAACGAGACCTACGACGTCTACCAGATCACCACGGGCCTCCGCGGCCGCCTGCCGGTGCGCGATTGGACCTACGACGCCTACCTCTCCTATGGCCGCGTGGACAACGGGACGACGTACACCGGCTACCTGTCCCGCTCAGCGGTCCAGCGTCTGCTGGACGCCCCCGACGGCGGGGCCTCGATCTGCGCCGGCGGATTCAACCCCTTCGGCGAGAAGCCGCTGAGCGCCGCCTGCATCGACTACGTCAGCCGGGTGCCCAAGAACACCACGACAAACGATCAGCGCGTGGCTGAAATCAACCTGCAAGGCGGGGTCTTCAACCTTCCGGCCGGTGAAGTCCGGGTGGCCCTCGGGGCCACCCACCGCGAGCAGAACTACGACTTCGTCCCCGACGAATTGATGCTGGCGACCTTCACGCTGAACGGAACCACCGGCCCCGAACTCGCCGGCGCCTCCGGTCAGCCGCTTTCGGGATCGGACAAGGTCCGCGAAATCTACGGCGAAGTCCTGATCCCGCTCCTCCGGGACCTGCCCTTCGTGCACAGCCTGGAGACGAACCTCGGCTACCGGCTCTCGAAGTACGACACGATCGGCCGCGTGAGCTCCTACAAGGCGGACCTGAGCTGGGAGATCGTCGAGGGGCTGCGGATCCGCGGCGGCGTGCAACGCGCCGTTCGCGCGCCGTCCATCAACGAGCTGTTCGCCACGCAGAACCTCACCTTCATGAACATCGGCGTGCCGATCTCGTCGGCGGGTGTGCCGCAGTTCTCTGGCGACCCGTGCGACATCCGGGGCGCCTACCGGGCGCCGGGGGCCGCAAACGCCGCTCAGGTGCGCGCCCTGTGCCTCGCGCAGAACGTGCCGGGTCAGGTCATCGACGCCTACACGTTCTCGAACTCGCAGACCCCGGGACTGACAGGCGGCAACCCGCTCCTGGAGGAAGAGACCGCCGACTCGTTCACCGTCGGCGCAACCTGGCAGTCGCCGTTCTCCAATCCGTGGTTCAGTCGCTTGTCCGGTTCGATCGACTACTACGACATCACCATCAAGGACGTGGTTGGCACGCTGGCCACCACGGAACAGCTGCGCCGCTGCTTCAATGAGAACGGCACGTCCAACCCGACCTACGATCCCAGCAACTTCTTCTGTCAGCTGTTCAGCCGCGACCCGAACTCGGGGCAGATCACCAACACCCTCGAGACGAACGCCAACCTGGGCACGCTGAAGACGAGCGGCATCGACTTCCAGATCGATTGGGCCGTAACGCTGGCCGACGTGGGTGGGCCGGAATGGGGCGCCCTGGCGCTCAACGTGATGGGGACCAAGCTGCAGGACTGGAAGCGCCAGGACCTGCCGGGCGGCGCCTTCACCGATCGGAAGGGGACGGTCTCGAACACCTTCGGCCTGACGCTGCCGGAGTGGAAGTTCCTGTCGACCCTGAGCTGGAACTACGAGCCCTTCAGCGTTGGCGTGCGCTGGCGCTACCAGGGCGAGGTCGAGAACTTCAACAACCGCGAGCAGGTCCTGGGCGCGGTCAACTACTTCGACCTGAACACCACGTGGAAAGTGAACAAGACTGTGACGCTCCGCGGCGGGGTGAACAACCTCACGGACAAGCAGCCTCCGGTCTACTCGCCGGCGATCGCGGCGAACACCGACCCCTCCACCTATGACCTGGTCGGCCGCCGCTATTATCTCGGCCTCACCGCCCGCTTCTAA
- a CDS encoding AraC family ligand binding domain-containing protein, with protein MLIAERARFEAGFSGHWHDHPRAQLIYPEQGVMVLHTGQGQWVTPPLQACWLPRASRTGWRPRAASTW; from the coding sequence ATGCTCATCGCCGAGCGCGCGCGGTTCGAGGCTGGCTTCTCCGGCCACTGGCATGATCATCCGCGGGCGCAGCTGATCTACCCTGAGCAGGGCGTGATGGTGCTGCACACCGGCCAGGGACAGTGGGTGACGCCGCCGCTGCAGGCCTGTTGGCTGCCGCGGGCGAGCCGCACCGGGTGGAGACCTCGCGCGGCTTCGACATGGTGA
- a CDS encoding copper-binding protein, whose product MKRACLTAAVLSAALGLAACGQGTEPPAEATPAPETAASPANGGDSTTGMNMASAEAGKTAKGTGTVTAVDPAAGTITIAHGPIPEAGWPAMTMGFKAAPAVVRDVEVGDKVAFDLRLENGAGEITAIRKP is encoded by the coding sequence ATGAAGCGCGCTTGTCTCACCGCCGCCGTTCTGAGCGCCGCCCTCGGCTTGGCGGCCTGCGGTCAGGGGACCGAGCCCCCGGCCGAGGCGACCCCGGCCCCGGAGACGGCGGCCTCGCCCGCGAACGGCGGCGACAGCACGACGGGAATGAACATGGCTTCGGCCGAGGCGGGCAAGACCGCCAAGGGAACCGGGACGGTGACCGCCGTGGACCCCGCGGCCGGCACGATCACCATCGCCCACGGTCCGATCCCCGAAGCGGGTTGGCCGGCGATGACCATGGGCTTCAAGGCGGCCCCGGCGGTCGTGCGGGACGTCGAGGTCGGCGACAAGGTGGCCTTCGACCTGAGGCTCGAGAACGGCGCGGGCGAGATCACCGCGATCCGGAAGCCCTAG
- a CDS encoding DUF4198 domain-containing protein, with the protein MTVATALGLLFAGSAAAHDFFLVPEGFVGAGGRPLIIHATSSSDFPALNVGSPRTRIESARAVVGGQPAAVEVQAQAAKSLPLSVSTEASGMGVVTVQTIWGESNWRPDQVDIYLEEHPFKAEEVAAVHRLLPKGAPLQIRSRRLAKTLVCVRACTPTTSAPAGLEVEFVPAFDAGGASPSRFQLVRNGRPLAGYPVTVRPARGERQNVLTDNDGWVRMPAGLSGPVMLVAATLDPPKEPGGRFVTNNASVTFEAGQGHGGAH; encoded by the coding sequence TTGACCGTCGCGACGGCGCTCGGGCTGCTATTCGCCGGCAGCGCGGCTGCGCACGACTTCTTCCTGGTTCCGGAGGGGTTCGTGGGCGCGGGCGGGCGACCGCTCATCATCCACGCCACGTCCTCCTCCGACTTCCCGGCGCTGAACGTCGGCTCGCCGCGGACGCGCATCGAATCGGCTCGCGCGGTGGTCGGCGGCCAGCCCGCCGCCGTCGAGGTGCAGGCGCAGGCCGCCAAGTCGCTGCCCTTGTCCGTCTCCACCGAGGCGTCCGGTATGGGGGTGGTGACGGTCCAGACCATCTGGGGCGAGTCCAACTGGCGCCCTGACCAGGTGGACATCTACCTCGAGGAGCATCCCTTCAAGGCCGAGGAGGTCGCCGCGGTCCACCGGCTCCTGCCGAAGGGCGCGCCGCTCCAGATCCGCTCCCGCCGTCTGGCCAAGACCCTGGTCTGCGTCCGCGCCTGCACGCCGACGACGTCGGCCCCGGCCGGGCTGGAGGTGGAGTTCGTGCCGGCGTTCGACGCGGGCGGCGCCTCACCGTCGCGGTTCCAGCTCGTGCGGAACGGCCGCCCCCTGGCGGGTTACCCCGTCACGGTGCGGCCGGCCCGCGGGGAGCGGCAGAACGTCCTCACCGATAACGACGGCTGGGTGCGGATGCCCGCCGGCCTGTCCGGGCCGGTGATGCTGGTGGCCGCCACGCTGGATCCCCCGAAGGAGCCTGGGGGACGCTTCGTCACCAACAATGCGTCGGTGACGTTCGAAGCCGGGCAAGGGCACGGCGGCGCCCACTGA
- a CDS encoding class I SAM-dependent methyltransferase — MSRPAAERPHRRYKRRLLEEILELAPASLLEVGCGAGGLLADVQAHGVAVAGVEPEPTARELAGARGLDVHAARAEALPFPDASFDLVVFDYTAHHVERLGRALGEAARVARRGVLVLDSWYDDALPCQRVARAYDEWLKRIDRRLGFVHNPSIEASEFVRMLAAAAEFEARYGYELVLTALPLGPLEANARDRLAQIGSPPDLASELDRILDAARQHGLSDDGCLLFRGFRPA, encoded by the coding sequence ATGTCGCGACCCGCCGCCGAGCGTCCGCACAGGCGCTACAAGCGGCGGCTGCTCGAGGAGATCCTGGAGCTGGCGCCCGCCTCCCTCCTGGAGGTCGGCTGCGGCGCGGGCGGGCTCTTGGCGGACGTGCAGGCCCATGGCGTGGCGGTAGCCGGCGTGGAGCCGGAGCCCACGGCGCGCGAGCTCGCCGGGGCGCGCGGTCTCGATGTCCACGCGGCCCGCGCCGAGGCGCTGCCGTTCCCCGACGCATCGTTCGATCTGGTCGTCTTCGACTATACGGCGCATCACGTGGAGCGCCTCGGCCGGGCCCTGGGCGAGGCGGCCCGCGTCGCGCGCCGTGGCGTGCTGGTGCTCGACAGCTGGTACGACGACGCCCTGCCCTGCCAGCGCGTCGCGCGCGCCTACGACGAATGGCTGAAGCGGATCGACCGTCGCCTGGGCTTCGTGCACAACCCCTCCATAGAGGCTTCCGAGTTCGTGCGGATGCTCGCTGCGGCGGCGGAGTTCGAGGCGCGGTACGGCTACGAACTCGTGCTCACCGCCCTGCCCCTGGGCCCATTGGAAGCGAACGCCCGCGACCGGCTCGCCCAGATCGGGTCCCCGCCGGACCTGGCCTCGGAGCTCGACCGCATCCTCGACGCGGCCCGCCAGCATGGCCTGAGCGACGACGGATGCCTCCTGTTTCGCGGCTTCCGTCCCGCCTAG
- a CDS encoding helix-turn-helix domain-containing protein, giving the protein METSRGFDMVSVYCAGAWLRRLPSRPGVVPVSALLKALIGGIPDAGPARRRRLALLFADEVHLEPAPALFIPELAGRLLGVLAAALRADPADERTLAAWAAELGVSSRTLAREFERRAQLTFTAYRRQVRLRAALIRMAEGQSITQVGLDLGFGSASNFIRAFRAATGVTPARYFAARTG; this is encoded by the coding sequence GTGGAGACCTCGCGCGGCTTCGACATGGTGAGCGTCTACTGCGCAGGTGCCTGGCTGCGGCGGCTGCCCAGCCGACCCGGCGTGGTCCCCGTCAGCGCCTTGCTGAAGGCGCTGATCGGCGGGATCCCGGACGCCGGCCCGGCGCGCCGCCGCCGCCTGGCGCTGCTCTTCGCCGACGAGGTCCATCTCGAGCCGGCGCCCGCCCTCTTCATCCCCGAACTCGCGGGGCGGCTCCTGGGCGTCCTGGCGGCGGCTTTGCGGGCGGACCCGGCCGACGAGCGGACGCTCGCGGCCTGGGCGGCCGAGCTTGGGGTCAGCAGCCGCACGCTGGCCCGCGAATTCGAGCGCCGCGCCCAGCTCACCTTCACCGCCTATCGCCGTCAGGTGCGGCTGAGGGCGGCGCTGATCCGAATGGCGGAAGGCCAGTCCATCACCCAGGTCGGTCTGGACCTCGGCTTTGGCAGCGCCAGCAACTTCATCCGGGCTTTCCGCGCCGCCACCGGGGTGACGCCGGCCCGCTACTTCGCCGCGCGCACCGGCTGA